Proteins encoded together in one Acanthopagrus latus isolate v.2019 chromosome 19, fAcaLat1.1, whole genome shotgun sequence window:
- the LOC119008997 gene encoding integrin beta-1-like isoform X2, translating to MDLSFSMEDDLPSVKKLGADLMEEMRNITSDFRMGFGAFVDKTVMPYISTAKDMLRNPCKRTEPWPCTPPFTYRHILSLTANGSLFTKLVGGQRISGNLDFPEGGLDALMQAAVCEKQIGWRNVTRLLVFSTDAGFHIAGDGKLGGIVIPNDGKCHLQKNVYTKGNSQDYPSVAHVAEILREKNIQIIFAVTEEVRHLYEGLRSVFPKCAVGTLSNNSHNILQIIVEAYNALTSEVVMENSKLPPGYHISYTSHCKDRKLRHGEHGRKCSNISIGDEVSFNVSITAPLCVPAAQRPPRVIIKPQGYSEEVEVLLSPICECSCQKDVVPHSPKCSHGNGTLECGTCRCKEGRVGALCECDRAESSEAFDSYLCRRDNASEVCSGRGECVCGKCVCRKSGKKPIHAYYGEFCECSDFSCDQYRGQQCGGHGRCVCGACKCYPEFHGQACECPLSSESCLSQDKQICSGRGDCHCGACICHDNRFQGPTCELCPSCPSMCTLHRECVLCTAFSLGLNPKECETRCVHLNLTLVGQAGVLARVPPSPGLHRCMEVDTEGCRVHFLLRTGQKDNVHVALERECPSGPNVILITAALSASVVVLGVALLLLWKLLTGIHDRREFARFQRELEQRRWNRRDNPIYRSAITTTVNPKYKEQ from the exons ATGGATCTGTCCTTCTCCATGGAGGACGACCTCCCCAGCGTCAAGAAGTTGGGCGCTGACCTCATGGAAGAGATGAGGAACATTACGAGCGACTTCAGAATGG GCTTCGGAGCATTTGTGGACAAGACGGTTATGCCGTACATCAGCACAGCGAAGGACATGCTCAGGAACCCCTGTAAGAGGACTGAGCCCTGGCCATGCACTCCTCCCTTCACCTACCGTCACATCCTGAGCCTCACTGCCAACGGAAGCCTCTTCACAAAGCTCGTCGGGGGCCAGCGGATCTCCGGTAACTTGGATTTCCCAGAGGGGGGGCTGGACGCTCTGATGCAGGCTGCCGTTTGTGAG AAGCAGATCGGCTGGAGGAATGTGACTcgtctgcttgtgttttccaCTGATGCTGGCTTCCATATTGCCGGAGACGGCAAACTCGGTGGCATTGTAATTCCCAATGATGGAAAGTGTCACttgcaaaaaaatgtgtacacCAAAGGAAATTCCCAG GACTACCCTTCGGTGGCTCATGTTGCCGAAATTCTGAGAGAGAAGAACATCCAGATCATCTTTGCTGTCACCGAAGAAGTCAGACACTTGTATGAG GGCCTGAGAAGCGTCTTCCCAAAATGTGCGGTCGGAACACTTTCCAACAACTCCCACAACATCCTGCAGATAATAGTCGAAGCGTACAAT GCGCTGACCTCAGAGGTTGTTATGGAGAACAGCAAGCTGCCGCCGGGCTATCACATCTCTTACACCTCGCACTGTAAGGACCGCAAGCTGAGACACGGCGAGCACGGGAGGAAGTGCTCCAACATCTCCATAGGTGACGAG GTGAGCTTTAATGTAAGCATTACAGCACCTCTGTGCGTGCCTGCTGCACAAAGACCACCCCGTGTTATCATTAAGCCCCAGGGCTACAGTGAAGAGGTTGAGGTCCTGCTGAGCCCCATATGTGAGTGCTCATGTCAAAAGGACGTGGTCCCGCACAGTCCTAAGTGTAGCCATGGCAACGGCACTCTGGAGTGTGGCACGTGCAG GTGTAAAGAAGGGAGAGTCGGAGCGCTGTGCGAGTGTGACCGAGCGGAGTCGAGCGAGGCGTTTGACTCGTACCTCTGTCGCCGCGATAATGCATCTGAAGTGTGCAGCGGACGCGGAGAGTGCGTTTGTGGGAAGTGTGTTTGTCGCAAGAGCGGCAAAAAGCCCATCCACGCGTACTACGGCGAGTTCTGTGAGTGCAGTGATTTCAGCTGTGATCAGTACCGAGGACAACAGTGCGGAG GGCACGGCAGGTGCGTCTGCGGGGCGTGCAAGTGTTACCCAGAATTTCACGGTCAAGCGTGCGAGTGCCCTCTCAGCTCGGAGTCTTGTCTTTCTCAGGACAAACAGATTTGTTCGGGCAGAGGGGACTGTCACTGTGGCGCCTGTATCTGCCACGACAACCGCTTCCAAGGCCCGACTTGTGAACTTTGCCCCTCCTGCCCCAGCATGTGCACCTTGCACAG agaaTGCGTCCTGTGCACAGCCTTCTCACTGGGCTTGAATCCGAAGGAGTGTGAGACCAGGTGCGTCCACCTGAACCTCACTCTGGTGGGTCAGGCAGGTGTGTTAGCGAGGGTGCCCCCCTCTCCAGGCCTTCACAGGTGTATGGAGGTGGACACAGAGGGCTGCAGAGTGCACTTCCTGCTGAGGACTGGACAAAAAGACAATGTTCATGTTGCTCTTGAACGGG AATGCCCATCGGGTCCGAACGTGATTCTGATCACCGCGGCGCTGTCAGCCTCTGTTGTGGTGCTGGGTGTGGCTCTGTTGCTGCTATGGAAACTGCTCACCGGCATCCATGACCGCAGGGAGTTCGCCCGCTtccagagagagctggagcagAGACGCTGGAACAGG AGGGACAACCCCATCTACAGGAGCGCCATCACCACAACTGTCAACCCCAAGTACAAAGAACAGTGA
- the LOC119008997 gene encoding integrin beta-1-like isoform X1: MSPLLAAVLLLCRRYDATGTQDHSDHGCQSQGVRSCAECLAAGPHCAWCAEESFLELGQHIWERCDTARALLQRGCPSDRLEDPRGSTVLLKNQKITFHPKEQRRQQQRGQVTQLQPQTVLLNLRPGEAQSFEVKFKRVEDYPIDLYYLMDLSFSMEDDLPSVKKLGADLMEEMRNITSDFRMGFGAFVDKTVMPYISTAKDMLRNPCKRTEPWPCTPPFTYRHILSLTANGSLFTKLVGGQRISGNLDFPEGGLDALMQAAVCEKQIGWRNVTRLLVFSTDAGFHIAGDGKLGGIVIPNDGKCHLQKNVYTKGNSQDYPSVAHVAEILREKNIQIIFAVTEEVRHLYEGLRSVFPKCAVGTLSNNSHNILQIIVEAYNALTSEVVMENSKLPPGYHISYTSHCKDRKLRHGEHGRKCSNISIGDEVSFNVSITAPLCVPAAQRPPRVIIKPQGYSEEVEVLLSPICECSCQKDVVPHSPKCSHGNGTLECGTCRCKEGRVGALCECDRAESSEAFDSYLCRRDNASEVCSGRGECVCGKCVCRKSGKKPIHAYYGEFCECSDFSCDQYRGQQCGGHGRCVCGACKCYPEFHGQACECPLSSESCLSQDKQICSGRGDCHCGACICHDNRFQGPTCELCPSCPSMCTLHRECVLCTAFSLGLNPKECETRCVHLNLTLVGQAGVLARVPPSPGLHRCMEVDTEGCRVHFLLRTGQKDNVHVALERECPSGPNVILITAALSASVVVLGVALLLLWKLLTGIHDRREFARFQRELEQRRWNRRDNPIYRSAITTTVNPKYKEQ, from the exons atgAGCCCGCTACTTGCCGCCGTCCTGTTATTGTGCCGCAGATACGACGCCACGGGAACACAAG ACCATTCAGATCACGGATGCCAGAGTCAGGGGGTCAGGAGCTGTGCAGAGTGTCTGGCAGCAGGGCCACACTGTGCTTGGTGTGCTGAGGAG AGTTTTTTAGAATTGGGCCAGCACATATGGGAGCGCTGTGACACAGCCAGGGCCCTGCTGCAGAGGGGCTGTCCTTCTGATCGCCTGGAGGACCCCAGAGGCTCCACCGTCCTTCTGAAAAACCAGAAGATCACCTTCCACCCCAAAGAACAAAGACGCCAGCAGCAGCGCGGACAAGTCACCCAGCTCCAGCCTCAGACTGTGCTGCTGAATCTCCGGCCAG GTGAAGCCCAGAGCTTTGAGGTGAAGTTCAAGCGTGTGGAGGACTATCCCATAGATCTGTACTACCTGATGGATCTGTCCTTCTCCATGGAGGACGACCTCCCCAGCGTCAAGAAGTTGGGCGCTGACCTCATGGAAGAGATGAGGAACATTACGAGCGACTTCAGAATGG GCTTCGGAGCATTTGTGGACAAGACGGTTATGCCGTACATCAGCACAGCGAAGGACATGCTCAGGAACCCCTGTAAGAGGACTGAGCCCTGGCCATGCACTCCTCCCTTCACCTACCGTCACATCCTGAGCCTCACTGCCAACGGAAGCCTCTTCACAAAGCTCGTCGGGGGCCAGCGGATCTCCGGTAACTTGGATTTCCCAGAGGGGGGGCTGGACGCTCTGATGCAGGCTGCCGTTTGTGAG AAGCAGATCGGCTGGAGGAATGTGACTcgtctgcttgtgttttccaCTGATGCTGGCTTCCATATTGCCGGAGACGGCAAACTCGGTGGCATTGTAATTCCCAATGATGGAAAGTGTCACttgcaaaaaaatgtgtacacCAAAGGAAATTCCCAG GACTACCCTTCGGTGGCTCATGTTGCCGAAATTCTGAGAGAGAAGAACATCCAGATCATCTTTGCTGTCACCGAAGAAGTCAGACACTTGTATGAG GGCCTGAGAAGCGTCTTCCCAAAATGTGCGGTCGGAACACTTTCCAACAACTCCCACAACATCCTGCAGATAATAGTCGAAGCGTACAAT GCGCTGACCTCAGAGGTTGTTATGGAGAACAGCAAGCTGCCGCCGGGCTATCACATCTCTTACACCTCGCACTGTAAGGACCGCAAGCTGAGACACGGCGAGCACGGGAGGAAGTGCTCCAACATCTCCATAGGTGACGAG GTGAGCTTTAATGTAAGCATTACAGCACCTCTGTGCGTGCCTGCTGCACAAAGACCACCCCGTGTTATCATTAAGCCCCAGGGCTACAGTGAAGAGGTTGAGGTCCTGCTGAGCCCCATATGTGAGTGCTCATGTCAAAAGGACGTGGTCCCGCACAGTCCTAAGTGTAGCCATGGCAACGGCACTCTGGAGTGTGGCACGTGCAG GTGTAAAGAAGGGAGAGTCGGAGCGCTGTGCGAGTGTGACCGAGCGGAGTCGAGCGAGGCGTTTGACTCGTACCTCTGTCGCCGCGATAATGCATCTGAAGTGTGCAGCGGACGCGGAGAGTGCGTTTGTGGGAAGTGTGTTTGTCGCAAGAGCGGCAAAAAGCCCATCCACGCGTACTACGGCGAGTTCTGTGAGTGCAGTGATTTCAGCTGTGATCAGTACCGAGGACAACAGTGCGGAG GGCACGGCAGGTGCGTCTGCGGGGCGTGCAAGTGTTACCCAGAATTTCACGGTCAAGCGTGCGAGTGCCCTCTCAGCTCGGAGTCTTGTCTTTCTCAGGACAAACAGATTTGTTCGGGCAGAGGGGACTGTCACTGTGGCGCCTGTATCTGCCACGACAACCGCTTCCAAGGCCCGACTTGTGAACTTTGCCCCTCCTGCCCCAGCATGTGCACCTTGCACAG agaaTGCGTCCTGTGCACAGCCTTCTCACTGGGCTTGAATCCGAAGGAGTGTGAGACCAGGTGCGTCCACCTGAACCTCACTCTGGTGGGTCAGGCAGGTGTGTTAGCGAGGGTGCCCCCCTCTCCAGGCCTTCACAGGTGTATGGAGGTGGACACAGAGGGCTGCAGAGTGCACTTCCTGCTGAGGACTGGACAAAAAGACAATGTTCATGTTGCTCTTGAACGGG AATGCCCATCGGGTCCGAACGTGATTCTGATCACCGCGGCGCTGTCAGCCTCTGTTGTGGTGCTGGGTGTGGCTCTGTTGCTGCTATGGAAACTGCTCACCGGCATCCATGACCGCAGGGAGTTCGCCCGCTtccagagagagctggagcagAGACGCTGGAACAGG AGGGACAACCCCATCTACAGGAGCGCCATCACCACAACTGTCAACCCCAAGTACAAAGAACAGTGA